DNA sequence from the Halichoerus grypus chromosome 8, mHalGry1.hap1.1, whole genome shotgun sequence genome:
AACTAGTATGTGTTACAGCAGTTGTATATCAGACTCCTCAGGACTATGTCTCTAAGCCTCCAATGCCATTTATACCCGTTGATTGCTCCCATTTGCAGATTCCAATGATGAGTTTCATGAATAAAGTGTACCACTCTGTGGAGGTGGATCTACACTGGAGAGGtagcaaaacaaagaaagcaggctcaggggcgcctgaggggctcagtcagttaagcatctgccttgggctcaggtcatgatcccagggtcctgggatggagacccgtgtcatcagggagtctgcttctctttctccctctgcccctccccaccccactcattctttctctctctctctctcaaataaataaataaaatcttaaaaaaaaaagaaagaaagacagtggGCTTGAAATCCTTCTACTTGAGTTTGAATATACACTCAACATTTACAAACTATGTAACCTTAGGTAAATAAATTCACtcctctaagcttcagtttttttatctgtaaaaaggggataataatagcatccaCTTTGTATGGGTTGTATTgacatttaaatgagataatgtatgtaaagcatttaacacactgcctggtacatagcaaGCACTATAAAACAAGCAGTTTTTACTTTGTTATGAGAGAGTTGGCTTTCATCAGTGACAGTTTGCTTGAAAAGTATGCATTGGGGTTCACATTGCCTATCCGATGATTACTCAAGCTGGTATATAGCTAGGAGACCCTAACCCTCTAAATGCCTTGGCCCTAGCTAGAGTCCAGATGAACCCACAGCCTTATCTTAGGAGCAATTTTAGGCCAGAGTAGCTGGGGATATACCTCGTAACCCTGTGTGTGGCACTCATGGTCCCAGGGGACTGTACAGCACATTATCTTGTTTGACATCATCTAGTTCACTGATCAAAAAGGATGTGGCCTTGGAACTTGGTTTACAGACTACCAGGGCATACTTTTCCAGATTTGCCTAGAAGTCCTTAAGACTATCCCAAGCTCTGGAGCTCACGACTCCACTAGCACTATGATGTTTATGGTACAGGTATGATCCCTAGTTTATGGACTAAGATACTGGCATTCAAAGTGATTAAGGGACTTACAATTACCAAAGGAGCAATTGATCTGGGGCTCGAACCCAAGTGACTGATTCTAATtcagtacactttttttttttaagattttatttatttatttgagagagagagagagagagcacaagaggggagagggtcagagggagaagcagactcctgctaagcagggagcccgatgtgggactcgatcctgggactccaggatcatgacctgagccgaaggcagtcgcttaaccaactgagccacccaggtgcccctaattcagTACACTTTCAAGCTgcccttttttttcattattctaatCAGAAATACAGATGATTACATCTTAAATTATcagctataaaaataatatcatgAACATCCTAtctcttagagaaaaaaagactataaTCTCACTGCTAGTGACATACACATATATccctgcatatatatatatgtgtgtgtgtgtgtatttttttgtcCTGTATTACCATGAACTGTGATAAATTCATACTCTTCCACATAAAGCCCCTTGATCCCAGAGGTTAGCCAGGATTTGGAATGTAGTCTATGGCCCTGAAAGAGTAGTTAAGACTTTCCTGCCTATAGGCCTAAACTGTGATGCTTGTCCAAGCCAGCCTCTTGGTCCTCGTGTAAAGATATGTCACCTGGAAACTGCTTTCATCAAAAGTTTTCCTCTTCATTATCCAGACTGTGCCACATACTcctgatctgagggtcatgagttcaaccctgcattgggctctactCTGGGTGTGACgcctacatttaaaaacaaacaaacaaacaaacaaacaaaaaccctaaataaTGAAAGCTAGAGACTTCTGTAATTAACTACTCTTATCTGCATACTTTTGGACCTTTGGCTGTCAGCTCcacctgggatggagccatgcCCTTTTGGACAATATAGCTTTCTGCCACctctttgggtttttaaaaaaaattttttttcagtttatttatgtatttattcatttaagtaatctctacacccagcatggggcttgaacttacaaccctgagatcaagagtcacatgttcctctgactgagcaagccaggcaccccctctgcCACCTCTTTGGAttggagaaataagagaaggCCCAGGAGAATGCATTCTCTGGAGCCAGGGGAGGAGAAATATTTAGGATAAGAGCCAATTTTAAGCCAATCCTGcagaaagatgaagaagaatGAGGATAGCCTTAGATTATTTGGTGAGAAGTAGGTCATGGTGACAATGAGGGAGGGTAGTTTCAATAGTGTGGTGGAGATAGGAGCCAAATTACAGGGGACTTTTACATGCTTTTTATAAGAAAGAAACTCATACAAGAATCATTTGATAATgatgaaacatttatttaagcCTGTCTTTGCCTACAAACTGCAAAGAACATGTTCACAGAAGTTCATCCTAAAGACTCAATCCTCATAGTTCCTCGGGACCTTCAATTTCCTTCTTCTCTGGTTTCTTcaatctttcttcccttttctcataTATATCCTACTTATCCCTCCTCATATTCATCTACGCTCCAAAACAGagatatagggggaaaaaagaacttaataatgaaatctcaaaaatataaacaaaagtatGTCAAGCGCCTCCAGGCCAGGATGAAGAAAGGTACAAGAGAGGCTCCTTTATCTCACCCTTAGGAGCACGAGAATCTTAATAAACAATGGTAATAGAAAACTGACCTACACAAAGAATTGGCCCTTCTTTGCCCTGAGCAGCTCAGGGGTCAGAAATGGAAATACCAGACAGGAAAGACTTAGGGGAGTTGTGAATGGAGGGAATATACAATTAAGTGAAAGCTACTGTCTTCAGAAAAGCTCCAGAGAAGAGGGTGGGCTGGCAACAGCAGCAGAAGCCTCCGAAGAACCCTCTGGAATACGGACTTCTCCTTTGCTAGAGAGACACAGGGCACTACATGTCCCACTTGCTTCTTTTCTCTGACTGGAATGCCTTCCTCCTTCTCTGACTGGTGAGTTTCCAAGGGGTTTTCAAAGTCCAACTCAAACTACACCCATTTGATGATGACTTCCTTAGCAGAAGCCTTCCCTGGGCAGAGTTCACTCCTCCATTGTCTGGGCTATCATACCTCTAAGAGCGAGGGATACGAAGGATGAGATAAGTGGCCATACTCCTAAGTCCACTGACAAGTCTACCTGCTGGTCAGGAGCTCTCTGATCTCTGTGTCCTTAGGGCCTCAtttagtgcctggaacatagtaggtgatAGATCACTCTGTAGGAGAAgggagaagtgaaaagaaaaaaggggaaaaaaggaaggaagagcagggtggagaaagggagaaaggaagcatCTGACTTAACTTTTCCTGGccaaaaaaagggaaatggatCTTAAAAACTctagaggaaagggaaagaaaagggggaaaacacTTTCCtgagtcctctctgcctctcactttttctctctgccGCCTCCTCTCACAACTCCTCTCACAACTGAGGTAGGACCTCACACAGCAACTGTCCTGTTGTCAATCCTGACCCCTGAACCCACccccaaggaaggaaagaagccagtcaggcttctggcttcttccaccccaccccctcaaacCTCATCCCATCCCTTTCCCACTACAGACGCCTCACTCCTTCACctggccttcctcctcctccccacacacagCACTCCCACCTCTTCACCGGGGCGACTCAAGCCCCTGTGCAGCGCCAGGTCGGGACAAGGACTTCTGCCAAGAGGCTCTTAGGGGCAGCGTGCAGTGTGTGGGCTGAGGAAACGCCGGACTGAGCCTGCAATTACCTGAGAAAGAATATTGCCAAGAGGGCTTAGGTGTCCCAGGGGTTGGAGAGTAGAAAGGAGCAAGTCCTGAAAAAGGGAAGAGCATGACAATTACAGTCCTTTCCCCCAcacttctcaaactctttcaggGGTGGCCTTTCCACAGTTTTCATCTTGATCCATGAGTCAGAATCATCAGATTTCTGACTGTCCTCTCATGGCCCCTACACATTGACTATTGGACCTTCTTAATTATCTTCCCAGCCAGATGTGCCTGCCCCACCAACAACGGGGTCAGGGTCCCTAAACCTTGTAGAGTGGCTCCTGGGCCTCCTCGCCTTATCCAGGCATTCAgctgcttccccctctccagCAGCCTTTTCCAGGAATTCTGGAGCTACCTTTTGCTCAATGAAGATCATATATACAAAAGCAGTTTGTGAGTTATAGAACACTGTGCTGGAATAAAATGCTATCGTGAATAaaaccttctctttctccccccatcatctctgtccttctctcATGATGTTTCTGATCCCTTcctccgccccctgcccccatccacTGCTGCTCCCCACTCAGCCAGCAGGTTTGGTTTGGTGCCGTGTGGGAACCAAAGCTATGTGCTGCACAGAGGGCAGCGTCAGGATGCAGGCAGGCATCTCAGCCCGAGGCCtgggcagagttcccaggcagaGCCATCGGTCCAGGCCAGGACAGTAAGCATGGATGAGGTGCGAGAGGGCATAAGTACGGTGGCTGTAGCCCCCCAGCACCAGTAGCTCCCCCTGCAGCGCAGCACCTGCAGCCCCCACATGGGGGGAGGGCAAAGGTGCCAGATGAGTCCAGCTATCAGTCCTCGGTTCATAGGCCTCAAAGCTCAGTAGGTCTCCCGTCTCACCTAGCCCACCTGCTACATACAACCGGCCACCCAGAGCAGCCATGACATGGCCAGCCCGAGGTACCCCCATAGGGCTCAGAAGTGTCCCTGGCTTCTCAAGCTTGGGGTCATAGAGCAGCAACGAGGCCAGGTATTGGCCAGCGCCGCTGCAGCCTCCGCTCACGTACAATCGGCCCTCCAAAACAGCAGCTGCGTGGGCAAAGCGTGGTGCTGGAAGGGCAGGTGCGGGCCTAAGGGAGAACAGGGCACGTGATCAGGCAAAAGTCCTCTTCGACTTCTCTTCCAAGTCCCCTAGTCTTTCCCTGATGTCTAGAAacagccccttccctgctcacctCCAGACATTGAGCTCGGGGTTATAGGCCTCCACAGAGTTGAGAGCAACATCACCATTTCGGCCACCCAGGGCATAAAGTAGTCCATCCAGGGCCAGCAGGGGAAAAAAGCTCCGAGCCTGGCACAAAGGCGCCATCTCCTCCCAGTCCTCTTGACCGGGGTCCCACCTGGACACAGCGgaacaaaagaagagaagagtGACCCCAGGACTCTGTGGGTGGCCGGGCCAACGATTTCCCTCAGCTGCCCACCTTGGGGCCTGCTCTTCTGTGAGGCCCATACCTGAGAGTCGAAGCCAGGGTGTTGGAGTGGCTGTAGAAATCCTGTCCCCCACACACGTAGAGTTGGCTCCCTGCCAGGCTCGCAGCCCCATGCCGGAAGCgccctggggcaggcagggcagggagccgtCCCCACTCCACGGTTCGAACCAGTCCCGTGCCGCAGCAGAAGGCCCGGGCCCACCACACTCCTCGGGAGGGCTGTCTTCTGGCCATGTCTGATCGGAGCCCATCCCCGCCAATCACTACCAGTGCCTGGTCAGGCTCCCTCCGCCTCTCTTGACCCGGAACGGCAGCTTCTACCAGGAGCTGATGCAGCAagtctgggggcagggggggaggcaGCCCAGCGGCCCGTACCCTCCGCAGCTCCCTGGTGGACATGCGGCCAAAGCGAACACATCGAAGCAGGGCCTTGGCCTCTGACTCCTCGGTCTCGGGGTTGGCAGCTAACCAACGCCACGCAGCCGTGAAGGCCTCAAACTCCTCTTGCACGTGTAGTTCATCACTCTCCAGGAGCTCAGCCAGGCAGGCAGACGGTAAAGAAGGGAAAGTGGGGCACAAAGCCACGGCAGGCAGGTGGGTGAGGAGGTAGTGACGGGCTTTGCTCCAGAGCCTTTCTAACCCAGGGGCCTCAGCTATGGGGAACAGGGCCAGGCAACGTGCAGGGCTGAGGCCCCGTGCCAAGGCTCTCTGGCACAGAGCAAGGCAAGAAGAGCTCTGGTACTGCACAGCAGTCTGGGCAGCTCTCAGTAGTCCTGGCCACCCTGCCCGCACAGCACCCATGTAGGCAAAAGAGACGAGCAGTCTCAGGTCCTGGGCAGAGATGGTGTGCAGAGACACCTCTGTGCCCTGGGATTCCCTCATCCCACTCAGGAGCATGGCGCCAAAGAACTCGCTGCCACAGGCCAGGGCTGCTCGGTGCACTgcaagaaggaaaagcagacaggAATCCAGAGTGTTGCAAATTGCCAGGCACGATCCCAGCTTCACACCCCCAACTTGGGCCCACCACCCAAGGCCCCAGGCCGAACTGTGGTGTGCAACAGAATACCACGgggtgcttgttaaaatgcaggatTCAGGgacccacccccagagattctgactcagtaggtctggatGGAGACCCCAGAAATTTGTATCTTAACATTTTCAAGCACCCTGCATGAATCTCATGTTAGTGGCCTGAAGACACCGCGATAAACACTGCTTCGGTTTTTTTGATCCAGGTCAACTGGAAAAAGAGCCTTGATCAATCAAGTTGAGTAGATGCTCTAGACAGCATTTGTTAAAAGGGGGCACAAAATAAACTGCAAAGACCAAGGTGCAACTTACATAGGTCTCTGTCGTGCACAAAATAAAGTTCTTTCCTTTACCGTTGTAAGAGCCACTGGCTTCAGTCATTCCGTTAGTCCAGTTTTACTTAGAAAATGGTACCACACTCAGGAATGGCTGTGACCTAACCTCCTCTAAGTGCCATTTCCTGCTTAAGATTTCCCGTGTGCAGCTTTtctctgcaccaccccccccgcccccgatcTCAGTACAATTCATGGAGTCGTGAATTTTAAACCGGAAGCCTTCAAAATCATCCTGTTCAATCACTCCTTttaagagaaggaaactgagtcctagaGAAAGGAAGTGATCTATTTTCTATTCCATGGCTGTCTGAGCTAATCTTCACCACCCACTGGCACTGACGTCAGGCTGCAAGGGGCATGCTTTCGTATCAGTGCCCTTCCTGTCTGCATGGCCTCGTGACACCGAAACTATCCGGTTAACAAATGCTACTAACTCCCTAGACTAATATGCTTCCCAATGCA
Encoded proteins:
- the KLHL33 gene encoding kelch-like protein 33, with the translated sequence MTRANWTMSVSDSAHRPSDPGSVSLPAQKDRLDLPLPDRRTPSWPPSPDEDPSLPPFPLEEPVPRPKAPGNLPSPALSLEEEENEDEDAAEPEGLRSEEHPSQFFAEAQRLREQRLLLDEEVSVGGRVYGVHRVILAAISSLFRDRLLGGRGPRPPLSLDVAAGAWEAVLTFAYEGLLGPAPWGDVLVVAEALGAPRVKAAAQGRRKGTGSAREDEKQPSQAEELRENLRSIELLYKEGVGCDLELEAGGCRLRVHRAALACGSEFFGAMLLSGMRESQGTEVSLHTISAQDLRLLVSFAYMGAVRAGWPGLLRAAQTAVQYQSSSCLALCQRALARGLSPARCLALFPIAEAPGLERLWSKARHYLLTHLPAVALCPTFPSLPSACLAELLESDELHVQEEFEAFTAAWRWLAANPETEESEAKALLRCVRFGRMSTRELRRVRAAGLPPPLPPDLLHQLLVEAAVPGQERRREPDQALVVIGGDGLRSDMARRQPSRGVWWARAFCCGTGLVRTVEWGRLPALPAPGRFRHGAASLAGSQLYVCGGQDFYSHSNTLASTLRWDPGQEDWEEMAPLCQARSFFPLLALDGLLYALGGRNGDVALNSVEAYNPELNVWRPAPALPAPRFAHAAAVLEGRLYVSGGCSGAGQYLASLLLYDPKLEKPGTLLSPMGVPRAGHVMAALGGRLYVAGGLGETGDLLSFEAYEPRTDSWTHLAPLPSPHVGAAGAALQGELLVLGGYSHRTYALSHLIHAYCPGLDRWLCLGTLPRPRAEMPACILTLPSVQHIALVPTRHQTKPAG